The following are from one region of the Silene latifolia isolate original U9 population chromosome 9, ASM4854445v1, whole genome shotgun sequence genome:
- the LOC141601322 gene encoding uncharacterized protein LOC141601322 — protein MVNSATGGGLENFSIVDAKEIIERLDSTTRNYGRTQKGTRNTSSMGTSSSFTQNLEQSVNDLTHLVKNMIVNNPNKDGGRGNQVECNYCQGPHLEENCPIMIEEGIGVENVSAMGLAFDNLKEKLVTAPIIQSPKWDLPFEIVTDASEYALGAVLGQRDGKVAHVIQYASSLLNDAQRNYTVTEKEFLAVVYAIEKFRAYLLGGKIKDKQGSANVVADHLSRLHTNEDLGKTMGVFDGSLPYEYLYSMKAVEPWILEGLLKRYGIVHKVFTAYHPQTNGQAEVSNREIKNILRKTVNPDRKDWSQRLNDALWAYRTAYKTPNGMSPYRLIYGKACHLPLEVEHRAYWAIKSFNQSIDDAGLHRKLQLQEIEEIRLDSYDSAAIYKEKARIWHDRMISRRAFKEGTKVLVFQNRLKLFSGKLRSRWVGPFIVSKVHPHGAVEVENPSTGKTIKVNGQRLKEYHEGMEAQIVEQVTLEDPIYQASS, from the exons ATGGTCAATTCCGCTACCGGAGGAGGGTTGGAAAATTTTTCCATAGTGGATGCCAAGGAAATCATTGAGAGACTTGACTCTACTACAAGGAATTATGGAAGAACTCAAAAGGGAACAAGGAATACTTCTTCAATGGGAACCTCTTCCTCATTTACTCAAAACCTTGAGCAAAGTGTGAATGATTTGACCCACTTAGTGAAGAATATGATAGTGAACAATCCAAACAAGGATGGGGGAAGAGGAAATCAAGTGGAATGCAACTATTGTCAAGGTCCTCATTTGGAGGAAAATTGCCCCATCatgattgaagaaggaattggaGTGGAGAATGTAAGTGCAATGGG GTTGGCATTCGATAACTTGAAGGAAAAGCTTGTAACGGCCCCGATAATTCAATCTCCAAAATGGGACCTCCCGTTTGAAATCGTGACCGATGCTAGTGAgtatgcccttggcgcggttttaggccaaagggaCGGGAAGGTTGCTCATGTGATCCAATATGCTTCTTCACTCTTGAATGATGCTCAACGGAACTACACCGTCACGGAAAAGGAATTTTTAGCGGTGGTGTATGCCATTGAAAAATTCCGGGCTTATCTCTTGGGTGGCAAG ATCAAGGACAAGCAAGGGAGTGCTAATGTGGTAGCCGACCATTTGAGTAGGCTTCACACCAATGAGGATCTCGGGAAGACCATGGGAGTATTTGACGGTAGCTTACCATATGAATATCTATATTCCATGAAggccgttgagccttg GATTTTGGAGGGATTGCTAAAGAGGTACGGGATCGTGCACAAAGTCTTCACCGCCTACCACCCACAAACCAATGGGCAAGCGGAGGTATCCAATCGGGAGATCAAGAATATTTTACGAAAAACAGTGAACCCGGATAGGAAAGATTGGAGTCAAAGGTtgaatgacgctctttgggcatACCGCACCGCTTACAAGACACCCAATGGTATGTCCCCATATCGACTCATTTACGGGAAGGCATGTCATCTTCCTTTGGAAGTAGAGCATAGAGCCTATTGGGCCATCAAATCCTTCAACCAAAGCATAGATGATGCGGGCCTCCATCGGAAGCTTCaacttcaagaaattgaagaaatccgtcttgactcTTATGATAGCGCCGCCATATACAAAGAGAAAGCGAGAATATGGCATGATCGGATGATAAGTCGACGGGCCTTCAAGGAAGGCACCAAGGTTCTTGTTTTTCAAAACCGGTTAAAGTTGTTCTCCGGGAAGTTAAGGTCAAGATGGGTAGGACCATTCATTGTGAGCAAAGTCCACCCCCATGGAGCGGTCGAAGTTGAGAACCCGAGCACGGGGAAGACAATTAAGGTGAATGGGCAACGACTTAAAGAGTATCATGAAGGCATGGAAGCACAAATCGTTGAACAAGTCACGTTGGAAGACCCCATTTACCAAGCATCATCTTGA